A section of the Phacochoerus africanus isolate WHEZ1 chromosome 4, ROS_Pafr_v1, whole genome shotgun sequence genome encodes:
- the LOC125125564 gene encoding olfactory receptor 7A17-like codes for METDNDTHILEFLLLGFSKQPESQPIIFGLFCSMYLITVFGNLLIILAVISDYHLHIPMYFFLSKLSFVDICFTSTTIPKMLWNIQTQSKAITYEGCITQIYFLILFAVLDILLLTVMAYDRFVAICHPLHYTVIMNPRLCGLLVLVPWIMSVLNSLLQTLMMMQLSFCTNFEIPHFFCELNQMIQLACSDTFLNTIVMYFAAALLCGGPFFGILCSYSKIVSSICRISSAQGKYKAFSTCASHLSVVSLFYCTMLGVYLSSAATHSSHSSSTASVMYTVITPMLNPFIYSLRNKDMKRALKALFVKRTI; via the coding sequence ATGGAAACAGACAATGATACACACATTTTAGAATTTCTTCTTCTGGGTTTTTCAAAGCAACCAGAATCACAGCCCATAATATTTGGGCTTTTCTGCTCCATGTACCTGATCACTGTGTTTGGAAACCTGCTCATCATACTGGCTGTCATCTCTGATTACCACCTCCACatacccatgtacttcttcctctccaaactGTCCTTTGTAGACATCTGTTTCACTTCCACCACCATCCCAAAGATGCTGTGGAACATCCAGACCCAGAGCAAAGCTATAACCTATGAAGGCTGCATCacacagatttattttctcatcctCTTTGCAGTGTTGGACATCTTGCTTCTAaccgtgatggcctatgaccgctttgtggccatctgccaccctcTACACTACACAGTCATCATGAACCCTCGGCTCTGTGGACTGCTGGTTCTGGTGCCCTGGATCATGAGTGTCCTGAATTCCCTGTTACAAACCTTAATGATGATGCAACTGTCCTTCTGCACAAACTTTGAAATCCCCCACTTTTTCTGTGAACTCAATCAGATGATCCAACTTGCCTGTTCTGACACCTTTCTTAATACCATAGTGATGTATTTTGCAGCTGCCCTGCTGTGTGGTGGTCCCTTCTTTGGCATTCTTTGTTCATATTCTAAAATAGTTTCCTCCATATGTAGAATCTCATCAGCTCAGGGCAAGTATAAAGCCTTTTCTACCTGTGCATCTCACCTCTCAGTTGTCTCCTTATTTTATTGTACAATGCTAGGAGTGTACCTTAGCTCTGCTGCTACTCACAGCTCACACTCAAGCTCGACAGCCTCGGTGATGTACACTGTCATCacacccatgctgaaccccttcatctacagtcTACGGAATAAAGACATGAAGAGAGCTCTGAAAGCATTGTTTGTGAAGAGAACCATATAA